In Kocuria turfanensis, a single genomic region encodes these proteins:
- a CDS encoding NADH-quinone oxidoreductase subunit 5 family protein, producing MTASQAVLLAVVVLPATVGAVLALTRAERAAAPVAVLTAAVTTVLAAVAALTRPALSYPFVAGADFALEVDALAAVTLPMVAGVTLLVLVFAAGSIRAGRPRFHGLMLLFAAAALATAAAASLPALLFAWELMGATSYALIGFWWRDSDRVSAGLTAFVTTRTADLGLYVAAGAALAGGAGMALSALPAAEDPWRHVIAAGILVAALGKAAQLPFSFWLSGAMQGPSPVSALLHSAAMVAMGGYLLLRVEPLLTSTGWAGPAAAWIGVATAVLMGFVALAQRELKQLLAASTVAQLGFVVLAAGVGAVSGGAAHLVAHASTKALLFLAAGAWLTALGTEELTALRGAGRRWRVVGVTATVGALALAGIAPLSLWATKDAVLAGALEVSGLLYAAGLVAAALSAAYAGKVLWTIWRRGARAEAEAGGTGRVGVLEQAPLVVLAAGAALLGVLALPPVSRALAEAVGGHGAVAPVELVVSAAIALVVLLLMLRVRVPEPGWAVRWLGLEAAAHAVVVRPALGLGHALTWFDDLVLDRAVTAAAGAVPVLARAAARFDDRVLDAGVGATAHAADAAGRGAARLDDTVVDGAVEGLAGRVRRAGRLARAPQTGAVHQYFLQAVAVLAVGVVAWSVYAVMG from the coding sequence ATGACCGCGTCCCAGGCCGTGCTGCTGGCGGTGGTGGTGCTCCCGGCCACCGTGGGCGCGGTGCTCGCCCTCACCCGGGCGGAGCGTGCCGCGGCCCCGGTCGCGGTGCTCACCGCCGCGGTGACCACGGTCCTCGCGGCGGTCGCCGCCCTGACCCGGCCCGCCCTGTCCTACCCGTTCGTGGCCGGCGCCGACTTCGCGCTGGAGGTCGACGCCCTCGCAGCAGTCACCCTCCCGATGGTCGCGGGAGTGACGCTGCTGGTGCTGGTCTTCGCGGCCGGCAGCATCCGGGCGGGCCGGCCGCGGTTCCACGGGCTGATGCTGCTCTTCGCCGCCGCGGCCCTGGCCACGGCCGCGGCCGCGAGCCTGCCGGCGCTGCTGTTCGCCTGGGAGCTGATGGGCGCGACCTCCTACGCGCTGATCGGGTTCTGGTGGCGGGACTCCGACCGCGTCTCGGCCGGGCTCACGGCGTTCGTCACCACCCGCACCGCGGACCTGGGGCTCTACGTCGCCGCCGGGGCCGCCCTGGCCGGGGGCGCCGGGATGGCGCTGTCCGCCCTGCCCGCGGCGGAGGACCCGTGGCGGCACGTGATCGCGGCCGGGATCCTCGTGGCGGCCCTGGGCAAGGCCGCGCAGCTGCCCTTCTCGTTCTGGCTCTCCGGGGCGATGCAGGGCCCCAGCCCGGTGAGCGCACTGCTGCACTCCGCGGCGATGGTGGCCATGGGCGGCTACCTGCTGCTGCGCGTGGAGCCGCTGCTGACCTCCACCGGGTGGGCGGGCCCGGCCGCCGCGTGGATCGGGGTGGCCACCGCGGTGCTGATGGGGTTCGTGGCCCTGGCCCAGCGGGAGCTCAAGCAGCTGCTGGCGGCGTCCACGGTGGCGCAGCTGGGCTTCGTGGTGCTGGCCGCCGGGGTGGGCGCGGTCAGCGGAGGCGCGGCCCACCTGGTGGCCCACGCCTCCACCAAGGCCCTGCTGTTCCTGGCCGCCGGGGCGTGGCTGACCGCGCTGGGCACCGAGGAGCTCACCGCACTGCGCGGGGCCGGCCGCCGGTGGCGGGTGGTGGGCGTGACCGCCACCGTGGGGGCGCTGGCCCTGGCCGGGATCGCCCCGCTGTCCCTGTGGGCCACCAAGGACGCGGTGCTCGCCGGGGCGCTCGAGGTTTCGGGCCTGCTCTATGCCGCGGGGCTCGTGGCGGCGGCCCTGTCGGCGGCCTACGCGGGCAAGGTCCTGTGGACGATCTGGCGCCGCGGTGCCCGTGCGGAGGCGGAGGCCGGTGGCACCGGGCGGGTGGGGGTGCTGGAGCAGGCCCCGCTGGTCGTGCTCGCCGCCGGCGCGGCCCTGCTGGGGGTGCTCGCCCTGCCCCCGGTCAGCCGGGCCCTTGCCGAGGCGGTGGGCGGGCACGGCGCGGTGGCGCCCGTCGAGCTGGTTGTCTCGGCCGCGATCGCCCTGGTCGTCCTGCTGCTGATGCTGCGCGTGCGCGTCCCCGAGCCGGGCTGGGCCGTGCGGTGGCTGGGGTTGGAGGCCGCCGCGCACGCCGTCGTCGTCCGCCCCGCGCTGGGCCTGGGACACGCCCTGACCTGGTTCGACGACCTCGTCCTGGACCGGGCCGTGACCGCCGCGGCCGGGGCCGTCCCGGTGCTGGCACGGGCCGCGGCCCGGTTCGACGACCGGGTCCTCGACGCCGGGGTCGGCGCCACGGCGCACGCCGCCGACGCGGCCGGCCGGGGTGCGGCCCGGCTCGACGACACGGTCGTGGACGGCGCCGTCGAGGGCCTCGCCGGCCGGGTTCGCCGGGCCGGGCGGCTGGCCCGGGCCCCGCAGACCGGGGCCGTCCATCAGTACTTCCTCCAGGCCGTCGCGGTGCTCGCCGTCGGCGTCGTGGCCTGGTCCGTCTACGCCGTGATGGGATGA